The stretch of DNA CAGCGGTTTGATGCCGAGTTCCTGCGCCTTCTCGCCGCTCATGATCAGCACGGCTGCCGCACCATCCGAGAAGGGGCTGGAATTGGCCGCGCTGACGCTGCCGCCCATCTTGAAAGCGGGGCGTACTTTGGCCATATCGGCAATGTTGGCGTCGCGGCGAATCAGTTCATCTTTGTCGAAGTTGACGGTGGTGGACGTGATCTTGGTGCCCTTCACCTTGTCCACGCGCACCGGCACGGCAATGATTTCGGCGTCGAATTTGCCCGCATCCTGCGCGGCGGCGGCCCGCTGGTGGCTGCGGTAGGCAAAGGCATCCTGATCTTCACGCGACACGCCGTATTTGGCGGCCACGTTTTCGGCGGTCAGGCCCATGCCGATGTACGCGCCGGGACGCACGTCCACCAGTTCGGGATTCGGGCTGGGGTTGTGGCCGCTCATGGGTACCATGCTCATGCTTTCCACGCCGCCCGCCAGCATCACGTCGGCCTGCCCGGACTGAATGGCTGCCGCCGCCATAGCGATGGTTTGCAGCCCGCTGGAGCAAAAGCGGTTCACGGTCACGCCGCCCACCGTATCGGGCATTCCGGCCCGCAGCGCTGCCATTCGCGCCACATTCAAGCCCTGTTCGGCTTCGGGAATGGCGCAGCCCAGATACACGTCTTCCACGAGGGACACGTCAACGCCTGCCCGCCGCACGGCTTCATTCAGCACGAGGGCGGCCAGATCATCGGGGCGAGTGTTGGCGAGCGTGCCTTTAACGCCCCGGCCTACAGGGGTACGAACGGCTGAAACGATAACTGCGTCACGTAAAGTCATGATGATTCTCCTTCCGAACATGCACCAAATTCCATACGGTCTGGTGCGCTTCTCTGAGGTTGTTCTTTTCTAAAGCCTGCTGTAAGTCACCTAACACAGCCGTTTCCACCGAAGAGCGCGCCGCTATCCATTCGTCGAAGGCTGTAAACCTTAACTCTAGAATCACGGAACAAACACTGTGGGTATGGTCTGTTGTTCTGGCACACTGCACCACGAATCTTGTAGTCGCTTGGCCTAAGCCAAGTACGAACGTTCCATTCTAGAGTACCGGGTGCCAGCTCAAAACTTATATAAGACGTGACTACAGGGAACGGTATCCTTGCATCGTCGAACTGCGTACCATCTTTACAATTTTCGATGTCATCCAACTTACTCCTCAATCCATTGAAA from Deinococcus sp. QL22 encodes:
- a CDS encoding thiolase family protein; protein product: MTLRDAVIVSAVRTPVGRGVKGTLANTRPDDLAALVLNEAVRRAGVDVSLVEDVYLGCAIPEAEQGLNVARMAALRAGMPDTVGGVTVNRFCSSGLQTIAMAAAAIQSGQADVMLAGGVESMSMVPMSGHNPSPNPELVDVRPGAYIGMGLTAENVAAKYGVSREDQDAFAYRSHQRAAAAQDAGKFDAEIIAVPVRVDKVKGTKITSTTVNFDKDELIRRDANIADMAKVRPAFKMGGSVSAANSSPFSDGAAAVLIMSGEKAQELGIKPLAKFLGFAVAGVEPELMGIGPVKAVPKVLAQTGLTLADIDLIELNEAFAAQSLAVARELGLDQDIMNVNGGAIALGHPLGCSGAKLATSAIYELQRRGGGKALITMCIGGGMGAAGIIEVYPADVTLAAD